The genomic window GTGGCTCAGGTTGGCCGCCTCCAGCTCCGCCGCCAGCTGCCGCTTCCACTTGTTGCGGCGGTTCTGAAACCAGATCTTGACCTGCGTCTCGGTGAGGTGCAGCGACGCGGCCAGGCCGGCGCGCTCCGAGCTGCTCAGGTAGCGCTTCATGTCGAAGGTGGACTCGAGCTGGAAGACCTGGCTGCGGGAGAAGACCGTGCGCGTCTTCTTCTTGCGGCACGCGGGCTTCTTCTCTGGGCTCTCGGCGCCCTTCTTCCAGTCCTCGGCGCCCggcgtcgccgccgccgccgctcctaCGTTCGCCCCGGCCGCGCCCGGCGTCGCCTCGCCCTCCTTTTTGCCTTCCTCCGAGTCGCTCTCCTCCAGAATGATCTCGTCCGGGCTCTTGGAGTCCAGCTCCTTGTGGTCGGGGTCGGCCTTGAGCAGCGGCTCCGGGGAGTCGCGGTCGGTGCCCGAGGCAGGGGAGGAGTCTCGCAGGAGCGCCTTCTCCGAGgctggggagagacagacagacggacgcacacacacgcacacggaCATCGCCTTCAGCAAGGCCTGGCGCCTGGGCGAGGCAGGCTCGAGCCATACcggcctcctggcccgggcctcGAGGCCTCACCGTTCTCGCTGACCTCCTCCTTCCCAGCTGGTCTAGAATAGGGGCGCCGCGTCCTGGGATCCCCCTCCTCCCGAGGACGGGCGACAGAGCCCCGGATGGTGGCTGCACCGCcgcctcctttctttccctcagctCCCTGGCCAGGGGCCCGGGAAGAGATTCGCCTCTGGCTTGGGCCCGCCCGGGTCACTCACTTCATCCAGGCCATGTCCCCAGTCCCAGCCGCCAGAAGCCTCCCCATTCGTGCTCCAGGCCACTTTTCCCGGGAAGCGCCACGCCCGGGGCTCCAACTCCACTTCTTTTCTCACCAAGTGGGATTGGATTCCCGGGGAGCGCAACCCAGCGCGCGCGGCAGGAGATGCAAGCCAGGGCCGGAGGAAGTTAGCCAAACAACGGGTTGGAGGATGCAGGGGTCCCAGGTCTGCGGTGGGAGGTAGCAAGGGGCGGGGATGGGACAGGCGCGCGGGGAGGACAACGAAAGTTCAAAGAAAGGTCGGTACCTTCGGGTCTCGGGAGGTGGCCGCCGGCGGGGGTAAGGGTGTAAGGGTACCACCAGGCCGGGGAGCGCTCCAGGTAGTGCGCGGGCAGGGCAAACCTCTGCGCCGGGATCTCAAAGCGGGGGAAAGCCAGGTCGCCCACCTGCGAGAACGCGAAGCCCGCGGCACCTTCCAGGGCCCCCTTGGCCGCAgcggcagcagcggcggcggcggcggcggcggccgaggcCGGCGCGAAGAGCGTCCGTGGGGGTGGCTGAGGCTTAGGGGGCGGCCGGTGGTGGTCTCCGTTGAGCAGGTTCTTGATGGAGAACGGGGACTCCTTGGGCGCAGGAggcgggggtggcggcggcgggagcTGCGCGCTAGCGGTGCCAGGGGCGTCCGGCCCGGGCTCCGGCATGGTCCCCTCTCCTCGGGgtccctgggagggagggagcgggaCAGGAGGGCGGCCGGGCGAGCAGACGGGCGGCCGGAAATCAGACCATAAAGAGAACTCAACTACGGGGCGCAAAGTCGGGGGCCGCCCCGGGCGCAAATCCAGCGGCGGGAGGGCGGGGTGAGGACCTGGCTGGGGCGGGCTCGCATGGGGGAGGGGTCCTGAGGGGCGGGGAGCGGCCCTGCCGCGGCACCGAGGGAGCGAGGCGGCTCGGCGGCGGCGTGGAGCTCTCGGGGAGGAGGCGGCGAGAGCAGTCCCCGGCTTGGGGCTGCGTCAATCCGGCGCCGGATGCTAATGATGAAATCAAAATGTCATCCAAGTTAAATGCGGGGAGTATACGGCGATTGGGCGCGTACAATGGCAAATAGGATTAGGCAGGCGAAGGCGCAGCGGAGCCCAGGCCCCGCAGCCGCCTCCGCCACCGCCCCCTCCTCGCCTTTCCTCGGATTTTGGCGCTTTGGCTTCGGGCTATAAGAGCCCGCCTGTTATTGGCTTTATATAGTCCAATTAGGCAGCAAATGAGGACAAGCCTATTAGCACAAAAGGATATTGGCTCCTGCTAAAGAGGCGCTTGGAGCGCTCCGGCGAGCGCAGGAGGCGAGCGAGGGACGCGGAGCCGGCGGCGCCCCCGGCCGGAGCGCAATGACAGCCGCGGCGCCCGGAGCCCGCGCCTCCCTCTCCCCCCTGCAGCTCCGGGACCCGCTTCCAGCCgcctggcctgggggagggggaaggggcggGCCAGGCCCGCCCGGGTCACCTCGGGGTTATCCGTGCTCGCAGCTGCCGCTCCCCCGCCCCCAGGGGCTTGGCAGGGGCCCGCTGCCCCCACGCAACTGGAGAGCCACGCAGCGCCGGCCTAGGAGGCAGGACGCGACCTCTGGCCCGCGGCGAACTCAAGACTTTCTTACTCTTTGGGGTCCGGCGGCCTCAGCATTTTCCCCAAAGCCTGCTAAGGGTGCGGCCACGAAATGGGAGTTTTGGGTTCCCTACCCTCGTCTGGTCAATAGGAAGGGAATCCGGGTGTAAGTCCTTGCACTGCATCAGCAGGGTCAGGAATCCGCGTGGCCTTGGACTTTGGCCTTGGGAAACCGAAGAGTGAGCCTTCCCGCGGGAGCTGGAGTGAGTGTGCGTCTCTGCGCACCCGCGTGTGTGCGCGGAACGAGCTGACGCCCGCGCGTCACTCGGCTGGGCGGCTGGGGCCGCCGAGTCCCGGCACCGACGGCTACGCTCCAAAGggccctcctctcctctggccGCCGGGGCCCAAGGCTTGCGAATCAACTCAGGGCCGGCGGCCCCGAAGACAGCACTTTCTCCCGGGAAGTGTCTCCGGCCGGCGTTTGGAGCTGTCTAAAGCTTTAACGAGGGCAATGCGAACCGAAGGCACAGCAGTGTACCTTCCTCGGCCGTGGCCGTGGCAGCGGCACCTGCAGCACGTCCTGACGGCCGCTAAGTCCCTAGAGAACCCTGTTGGGCCTCTGAGAGCCAGCTGGGCAGAAGGTCACTCGACTTCATAGACTTTAAGAACAACTTCCAGGTTGCATGAGAAGCCCGTAAGATAGGCATTTAAGACTCTAGATTTAAGCATCCAAAACATCAGAATTGCTCGTGGGATCCCTTCCTGAGGGCCAGCTCCCTGGTCAGAGAAAGTTGGCCAAGTGGCCATCACTCCCTTCCACCTCCTGTGAGTTTCTGTACACCTGAGGTCTTTCTGTGGCCCCTTCGCTGCCCCatccccttccttttctttagaTCAGCCCTCGCCTAACTCAAGTCCGCCCCCCATGGGCAGGTGCGACCGTTTTGGTTCCCCAGTTGAGAAGTGGACATGTTTTATTTTCCCATCTGGGGCTTCAGACCCTTCCCCACCAAATTTCGATAGGCACATTTAATGCTTCTTTTAGTAAACATTGATCTATAGCAGTAAACCCTATTTTTGCTTTGGGAATCTGGAAGATTTGTAAATGGTCCTTCTGTAAACAATTACTATTCTCATTATTAGTTCTCCCTTGAGTTTGTACAGGGCTTTCCTGGAATGCAAAATGTTATATTATCCAAAATCTGAGTTGAAACCAATCACAGCCCTGAGACTCAAGCAAGGTGGGTGTCACACTCAGGTTTTATAGTTGGAAACGGGCTCCCGGAGAGGAGGCGACCAGGCCAAGGTCACCCAACCGATGCTGACACCCAGAAGTCATTTTCTCCGCAGCTGCGGAAAAAGCTCTATGTGCGTGATGTCTATACAGATTCGGTGGGCACTGCCCACCCTCGCCGGCCACGTGGCCGAGGGTGTGGCGGAGAGGCCCCTGCGCGTGTGCGGGCGTGTTGGGGGAGCTTTCCAGTACGAGGCCGACGCGTGCAAACTTGGCCAAAGTTCTGACGCGTGGAAGCCACCTTTAGACTGAGACAAGCAGAAAAGTTCATCTCCCGGGAAAAAGAAGCGCGTGGCAGACGGTCGCCGAAAACTTCTGGCTGGGGAAGGGTGCTCTTGGCTGATAGCAATTCGGGGACTAGACCCAGATGGCAAGGGGTCCGGGCTGGCAGGGGAAGAGTCCGGGACAGCCTCGCCTGCACCCTGCGCCGCCCCTACCCGAGCCTCACTCTCTCTTCTTGTCCCCGATTCTCCCGGTGTCTCCCCTCCGAGGGGATGCGCAGGTGCACTGGTGTGTATGTGCACGCGTTTTGACCAGAAAGAGGAGTTTCTCGGGCGTCAGCACCGCAGCCCATCCTCTGAGTTTCGGGGGTGCTGGGCTTGAACAGCCAGTTGCACAAATTAAATCTTTCGAGCAAGCTCATGGATATGGGGCCGGGAGCGCCGACACAGCCCTTCACTCGCCCTCTGGCGAGGGGTGTCGCCTGCGCTTACCTGCGCTCTGGACTCCATTCAAAGTCAGGCAAACAGCGCCCTCTATGGGACGTCCTCAACCAAACCGCTGGCTCCGCGGCGGGAGACATCACAGCCCCGGCGCAAAACATTTAAAAGCCGTCCCGATCTTACTCTTCTGGCCACGGTTAGAGAACCTTTTTGTCTGGATTCCAGAAGAAACAGTGAAATCGCCTGGAGATCTCTGCTGATCTTTACCTGGCCACCATAGGAACTGATCTCGCCTGCCtctcaccctcttcccctcctatcCTGCCCCTCTTTTAGGGCCCACTTGGTTTCCACTTGCAACTGATCCCCGAGGTGCCCATCCTGTCTGCAGGCTAGATGTGAGCTCCTGGAAAGCACAGGGCTGTGGCGCTGTCTTATGCGTCTTCCCAGGACTCCTCGCACAGTGGGCCAACCAGTGGTGCTCAGCAACCGCGTGTGTTAATgcctgagtgaatgaatgagttcaCAGTTCTCATTGCAGAGGATTTGCCTGGTCGATTAGGGGCCTTCAGATAGCCTGTTTATGCCCAAAAGcagcttttaaaaagtttaataagaAGCTGAGGTCTTTTGATGATGCATTATACAAAACCTAAAGAAGCCCCAGCGAGGGGACCTCTGGAGGACCCCTTCACAGGCTGATCCAAGCAGGATGGGCTGTGCAGAG from Equus asinus isolate D_3611 breed Donkey chromosome 2, EquAss-T2T_v2, whole genome shotgun sequence includes these protein-coding regions:
- the HMX3 gene encoding homeobox protein HMX3, which encodes MPEPGPDAPGTASAQLPPPPPPPPAPKESPFSIKNLLNGDHHRPPPKPQPPPRTLFAPASAAAAAAAAAAAAAKGALEGAAGFAFSQVGDLAFPRFEIPAQRFALPAHYLERSPAWWYPYTLTPAGGHLPRPEASEKALLRDSSPASGTDRDSPEPLLKADPDHKELDSKSPDEIILEESDSEEGKKEGEATPGAAGANVGAAAAATPGAEDWKKGAESPEKKPACRKKKTRTVFSRSQVFQLESTFDMKRYLSSSERAGLAASLHLTETQVKIWFQNRRNKWKRQLAAELEAANLSHAAAQRIVRVPILYHENSAAEGAAAAAAGAPVPVSQPLLTFPHPVYYSHPVVSSVPLLRPV